The sequence below is a genomic window from Falco rusticolus isolate bFalRus1 chromosome 8, bFalRus1.pri, whole genome shotgun sequence.
GCACAGTGGTCTTCTGCTCCTTACTGCAGAATATGGAACTATGTGAAAACTGTACAGGTCACTTTTGTATGAAAATTACCACCAATTTCCAGCATTCTTCCTTCCTGAAATAGGGACACAAGCTATTAAAAGGACAATTAGTGATTCTTTAAGTGACCGTAACAGGGTTGTATGTGTTTTATAATGGTGTGAACTGTTTGAATAACTTGTAAACACAGTTCTTTAAAGTAGATAGGAAAGGCTAGACCTGGGAGAGCAGTGTTACGGAAGTCCTGTCATAGAACTGGATTGTGACGGTCAGATTTTTTACTTCTGCGTGTATTGTTCACTATTAGCTTCGCAGCTTGTTTTTGCGCATGTCCTTGGGTGCTACATCAAGCTACAAATTTGTTGATTTTACTGACTTCCATAGTTAGGGAAGGAAGTGGGATTTTGAAGTAGAGGTTCAAGTCTGTGTTGCACAAGTTTAGATGAACTTGCTAAGCTGCTACTCCTGATTTGACCAGAAGGTGCAGCTCTGGAGTGCTTGTGAAGCATGTTGCTCCTCGGAAACAGTATCATCTAGGAAGTGCTGTTAACTTTTCCAGGTTGAGAACTAAGCTTTGCTTACAAAGCAGACCCCAAAGAGCATTAGGATCCTGTAGCAATGTGAAAATAGATTTGGTCTCTTCTCTGAAAATGTCCAAATAAgttttggattttattattttatgatgATGTAAGGGAGATCAATTCATAAGCAAGTTATCAGCGTGTCATGTGGAAAAAGAACAAGGtgcatttgctgaaaaattcagtgaaaGTGATGTGAAATGCTATACGCAGCAGAATATAGAttagcagcagctctgcattcCAGGATATCCCAAGATGGCTGTATGAATCTTCCTTGGTTTTGTAATCTGCAACAAAATGCTTTCTATGAGTAATCCTCATGAGTGTTCCTACACACAAATATATGATCAGTCCCTTCCTATGAAAAAGGTTTCTGATTGCCCATAtattttcttgttcattttttcGTTTGTACATGGACTTTGCCCAAGATGAATAGAGCGTACCACCCACACCTACTgacttccttttcccttttttcaagagttggaggaaaagagaaaatgcgGGCCCCTGTGGTTGAGCTCTTTTTGTTCCCACGGTCCACTGAATTTGGGCTCAAGGTACTTGTACAGCTGAGAATTTTGttgaaggggagggaaggagggggagggctGCATAAAAAACATGTTTGCGCTCTCAAGAGTTTGTAGTGTGAATATGTGACCCCTCATACTACTTCATCACTGTTACTCCATCTGAAACTTAAACCTCATAATTATGCTCCTAAAATAGTAAGTCtaatgatttgttttaaaatatgtgcttttgaaaattaagcttCAAAATATGAAGGGAGTAGAAGCTTGTCcggtggtgtgtgtgtgcgtgtctGAAACAAAAGTTGGAAGAGGTGTAAAGCAGTGAAACACAATGCCTTGAGTGTAACATTGGAGGAGCTAGGCTGGgtaaaataagcagaaaaaggGGCAAGGAACAGTGAAGCAGGTAGCTGTCAAGCTTACCAGAGGTGAAACAATCTGagcttctttcttctcctaGCCTGTGCCCTGGTGTTAGGTGgtgcgctgctgctgctcaaaaTTAGGATCCAGTTTCTCATCTGTAGAGAGAAGATGGTGTTTCCACTTAGAAGTAGCACGGACTAGGATCAGAATATAGTTTAAACTAGATATCAGGTGTTAGACTAACATATTAGCAttctttctgcttgctgcaTTGGGAAGCAATCAGACTGAAACAACTGGCACTGTATAGGAATGGGAAGTTAGGAGTTCTCACCATTTCAAGGATTTCTTGTACCAATTTACCTTGTGCAGAATGGGAGATCTTAAGTTACCTGATCGCCAAGCAAAGCTGTTCCTAAGCGACTAGAAAAATATCGAGCATGATAAGAaggggttttttgctgttgttactaaaatgttgcttttaagCTCATTCTTGGAGTCTGTTCTCTAAAATGATAAGGTAAAGCAACCCATGGGAATTGATTtctttgagggttttttggggtcTGATGAGTAATCAGTGATGCTTGAATTCatactgagggttttttttctttttttacaggtACAAACTGAAGATAGCGTACTGTTGTTTGTAGTGGCCTGGACAATCACTGAGATAATCCGTTATTCTTTTTATACATTTAGTTTGTTAAACCATCTCCCTTATCTCATCAAATGGGCCAGGTAGGTGACATAATAGAAATCATAGCCTTAAAGCACTGATTTGACAGGgttatttaacttttaaaatagttgcAGTACAAAAAATTAGACACTACCTTGAGGAAATTGCCCTGTTTGTGACTTCCTGGCTTCTTTCCAGCAGATTTCTGCATTGAAAAACATCTATTAAATTGTAAACTGAAGGAGCGGTTTGTCAGAAATCAATTCCATTTACAGAGTGATTGTGTTTGTCAGAAACTTGACATTTAACAGTAAGGGGTAACAGTAAGTAAACTGACATTTAACAGTTAACCCTTGAATCCAAGGGTTGTATGTGAAACAATCTGTGAGGTCATTGATTAATATCAACTGTCGCCCCATTTTAAGTAATATAATGACCTGCATCAAAGAGTTACAAAAATCAAAGTAACAaagtggggtgggagggtgggggagcATAGTTTTAAAGGTTTTAGATTCTCAAAGGTAatctttaaataattcaaagtgATTGCTGATTTGAGTAATTATCTTGCAGTAATGTTCATACCTTGCCATGCTCTAATAAAATAAGAGCTAAGGGAAACAAATACTGAGTTGAGAACGTAAAACTTGAATATCCATAATAGCATTTAATATATAATTTGTCAGAGTTTGCCGTAACTTTTAATCCTTTCCGTAAATGTTTTGTTCTAGGTACACTTTGTTTATAGTATTGTATCCAATGGGAGTCTCAGGCGAATTACTCACAATATATGCTGCATTACCCTTCGTCAGGCAGTCTGGCTTGTATTCCATTAGTTTACCTAACAAGTACAATTTCTCTTTTGACTACTATACATTCCTGATCCTGGTTATGATATCTTACATTCCAAGTAAGTATGagtttgttagggttttttaatattaaaaaacgTAGCGGGAAAAGC
It includes:
- the HACD2 gene encoding very-long-chain (3R)-3-hydroxyacyl-CoA dehydratase 2 isoform X3 translates to MSRVFLTWAVTHSVKEVQTEDSVLLFVVAWTITEIIRYSFYTFSLLNHLPYLIKWARYTLFIVLYPMGVSGELLTIYAALPFVRQSGLYSISLPNKYNFSFDYYTFLILVMISYIPIFPQLYFHMLHQRRKVLSHTEEHKKSE